Proteins co-encoded in one Arachis hypogaea cultivar Tifrunner chromosome 13, arahy.Tifrunner.gnm2.J5K5, whole genome shotgun sequence genomic window:
- the LOC112733582 gene encoding proline-rich receptor-like protein kinase PERK15: MDLIMQCCEAMPWLRRALQSNAFDAVVDPRLQNLYEPSEMARMVACAAASLRYSADRRPSMTRVNFTYDLSSMHCKVQIVCALKGDASQVAECTSNVSSDCEAAQYKQDMIKMFTRTISEVNEPTSKLA, translated from the coding sequence ATGGATCTGATCATGCAATGCTGTGAGGCAATGCCTTGGCTGAGACGTGCTTTACAGAGTAATGCTTTTGATGCTGTGGTTGATCCAAGGCTCCAGAATCTATATGAACCCTCTGAGATGGCTCGCATGGTGGCATGTGCAGCCGCTTCCTTACGTTATTCAGCTGATCGTCGACCATCCATGACTCGGGTGAATTTCACATATGACTTGTCTTCAATGCATTGTAAGGTGCAGATAGTTTGTGCACTGAAGGGAGATGCGTCTCAAGTTGCTGAGTGCACTTCTAATGTAAGCTCAGACTGTGAGGCTGCACAGTACAAGCAAGACATGATCAAAATGTTCACAAGAACGATTAGTGAGGTTAATGAACCCACAAGTAAGTTGGCGTGA